Part of the Mytilus edulis chromosome 9, xbMytEdul2.2, whole genome shotgun sequence genome, AATTTATTTCTGTGTTGAGTTAATTTGGTTACAGCAGTAAaaatactttccaaaatataaatataaattaatgctTGGAATAGTTAAATTGGCACATAACTGAGAGTCAGACTGAGTTCTGAAAAGTTCTCTATTTTTTTACACATGACTTtagtatcaaaatatatttagtaaaatatttttatttttgataatattcaCATGTGAAAAACAGCATATGGTGCTTCATTTAATAACAGTGTGTTCATGAGAGGTGTTaaacaaagggacgtaactcgtaAACTGCTATCGGTCCCGCTTCGTCAGAAATATTTACACACCGAAGTGGCACATTTGAGTATTACAGCGTATTAAATGACACAAATTTGACAAATCATAGTCCAAGATATGTTacttaatataatttaaattcagcatagcttCCGGAGAAGTTAAGAAACGATTTTAATTTCCTGTGACTAATTTTTTGGGTCAATATCTAGATTTTTACGACATATTTTGAGAGAATAAAATGAGTTTAATCCATAATTGAGTTGATCAATATAATTTCTTATATACTTTTCCGTACTAAGATACGCAAATTTCAAGTTATAAACGATGGTTTGGACGACAAAAATATGGCTCACTTTTTTGTTGGaacgaaaaatataaaataatagcaATAACAATCTTTTTTCATAATGTTTGTATGTAGTATTGAAACTGTATTAGAAAAAGCCTACACATTATAAGTTCAATTGTATAAATTTAATATAACCGCCGTTAGAAAAATCGGTACGACACCTCTCATGGATCTAGATTAATCGACCAGAAACACAAGTCCTTGCAACTGTAGCAACATCGTCGCATCGccaaatttgaagacaaaatgGTTTTACATCTAAAACCAATCACAGTTAATATGCGAAAAAAATTAGTTCCCTAGGTTAAGATAAAGAACAATTAACTTATTCTCTAACTAATAAGCATTGTTCTACATTCAAAATCTAACACATTAATTTGAATCTAAAGACAGTTTATTTAAATTACTGTAAGTCAATAACCAGTCTACTGGACAGGTAGACAAATATGCCATAGAAATTATAACAATACTTTTCCTTCTACATTaatatgtaaatacatgtacaagagTTTATGAATAAAAAACACTAGTTTCATGTTAGATATCTATCGATTTGCTATCTGACGGTGGTGTTTAAAGCCTGCGTAACCAACTAACAACTTTATACAAATTCTAACATTCGTTAATCTGTTAAAAGTTAGTTCCCCGAATCCCATCTGTTATTGAGTATACGAACAGCGATATCGGCGATTTCAGACGTCACAATTAAACATTTCAATTAAGTAATATGCATGAAGACTTTCAGATCGTTGGATGCAATTAAATTAAATCTGCTCTAGCGACAGTCGATGGTCAAAAAGATGACAGcacaaattttatttgtaaacaaatagtCTTAACTATATTCATGAAATGAAAACGAACAAAATTATATTTACCTACCCTGTACTGTACAAATTTCGTTGTTTGCTTACGTTTTTACTAACAGCGTAGATATCATAATTTTATTCTACCTCATTAGTTAGACAtgaagcattttgatttttttgattaatattgataataattgcacaaaataaaattgaggatggaaatggtgaatgtgtcaaagcgacaacaacccgaccatagaacagacatcagccgaaggccatcaacaGGTCTtgaatgtagcgagaaattcccactgCAACCAGAggtcatttttaaaactttaatggtccggaagaacacacacataaattatatatcgatggaaagaggaaaacgtgtacaataagaaaagttgatTCGTAAAATTCCAGAGTGGTCtcatttttgtgaaattgaggtcaaaggtcagacctaaaaatattaatatttcaaccacaaggacaaaaaggagaaatattctgatatttattcaatagaatgctacaaaaacaatTCGATCATATTATGCTATAAatgatgttaaaacgacaaatttgacgacttatatgaagagctgccattacaaaatggcgttgatttggaaccttctgatttttttccatttaagacatagcaaaaaaagaagtggcCTTGTCCTTTTCACATCTATAAATTTTCATATCGTGTATAGTATTTTACTATAGTATAtaacagaattattttctaaattataaaacaccagtttatcaaattatttcaatattttttctatctttgaaaataacaaaattcaagcgctgaaacagtgtttttaattttgcatcttaaaggttgtgtattttgaaaaaaaatagtatctagttatagataaatacatattgtgtatttgcaaagtccAAATAGAACACTTATGatacaaaatatactatagtcacccgaggcgaatgcgaggtttaaaaacaaattgagtgtaaaacaaagtcagtttggtgcatgaacatttttgtAGTGGGATAATCCTTGTTAAACATTTtaactcattattttttttaaaggaaggATGAAAAacgcaatgccaattttctaatgttgtaattcaaaatcagtcatgatccttatataactcTTAAAAGCGACAAACAGTAGCTCAAGTATTCAATaaatagggacatgaatcaatctcttagtcatcatatgcgaATTCAGTACGCGTATaagcattacaagacacttccctttttttttataagaacaagttcggcgcaggacagaatttgttcaaagcaaacacagtttttgagtacaaatggtatctggagcgtaaataccgtcacgACTCTgccaaactcgtcagatatagtctaacctttgcataggaaacacaaaagcaatgtgagtacaaagtttcgatcaatgttcgtgacccatattcccatatatgcatatgcatgatatatCTGCACTGCCAGTCCCAAATGTAAttgggcgaatgttgctacagaaacgattgattttgtaaaagCCATACATTAACGAATTTTTGatatctttagggacaatatatATACGGTTCAGAaacgcctttgtgttatttttcatcaattaactaacaaatgaacttttgagcatAGGGTCCGTGTTGAAAaaccggaccgtgacctataatggtttactttaataaattgtgacttggatggtgtgttgtatcataggcactcataccatatcttcctatatctattaagaaGCTATACGGGCATCATTCgatagaaataccaaaacgaggacatagctcataagagcactggtggcagggtgaagcagttgttcttcttttaatgtatacTTGATATTTTccgacacaccttggtgtaattctgaaaatcTTTACATAGACTTtgattttcctgcagcagatatggcatcccctatattgagttcagagctaaactctatatttcatatccctttgccccactgtgtctgaattgtaaggtgtcacaatatctagttagttctggagtttggtagtttggtaagcatcagatACAATCTTGGGTAAAAGTGATCGGTATATGTATTGGGTCGTGCTACAGtagaaaggctttttcttatggaagaacaaatcacatcactaacaatcgttataaATGAACTAACAGCAAGTTCAGATTCTATTTTTCcagtaactgttttacttaattgcacaggtgttgacttcaataagtacttggttataCATGGATAAATGATAACTCACATTAATAagacaacttaaaagactgtccacacgtttagaggactcagttttcttttacacaaaaacatatccaaactacaaggaagaaactgagcgcgagatcgtataaacgtgtcaggttgtgaggatacatgtcaatcagtttgatcacatatatggatttctgttgtttctaatttaaagttccgCATGGGTGACTGGGGatacgaaatatggtcacttggatTTCTCCCGACCGGAAGTAAAACGAAGTGGGACGTCCGTTtggttgtgcgggatgtatcaagttcgcagtcacgtccagcCAGAATGTGGACGTTTAATCCGATGCCTCATGTAAAGGGAGTACCACGTTCTTTGACGTTAAAACCCCTTGCAActactctttgaggggtccgtaggtggcctgttgcaatggcaaattctgtccctatccaatataccatcatccagtggcagtctaaattttcccgaccatcatcccgaatgatctctattatgacaaaacctacctattgtttttattcttaACTTGTTCCCGTCCTGaagatgcatgaaatatttgccactggacgctaagcaaccaacaatcaatgaatcaatctaatttaaagacgcaccaattttgccttctggtgcaagtctcataacatcactgatgattccaCCAAGGAAAGCAGAATATAAAGATtagttggttttagcatcaccttgcCAAAAACCAAATCTTTGCGAAACTTCAATATtacttttcccccgaccacttgcatgcatattaattgctctgaggttaaacattgacatacaatgtatttcaCACAAAATCAACTAGtcattaggccaactaaaattaattagtagattttcatccaaatttttgaaaaaaatggggcgggtgggaggattttattttttaaattttatttcatatgaaacccttttgcatgttttgtgaCGAGTTCTTCATATATGATATgtaagtgtaataataagcttatatcatgtattgttaaggccgtacagtgacctatagttgttaatgtctgtgtcattttggtcttttgtggatatatagttgtctcattggcaatcataccacatcttcttttttatatacacaagtatgaggaatcttacataatttttcaaatccttaaataaatatatctaattgcGGATTTAAAAACTTAACAACAAAAAACGTGTGAGAAATACTCTCTTCAGTTTGACTACCTACACCAAATGTATTTGGGTTTCTAAACAATGGCTTGTATTCCCAtgaaatgaagcaaatgcattggtatgcaacacaattattatgagtacagaataaaatgaaaactcagagAGTGTTGAAAATAATAGGCTTGGTACTTTATAtgcaagatgaaaatataattatcatgtaaaacatgaacttaataataaaaaaaagttgttgtttaatgactatTTTTGGGTGTATTGGGacatttgctgtttgtcaacataaaaagacaGCCATTGGTAAAATCAAAGGGCttgcataaataaaatacatatgttagtcgactttttaatttcaataaacgGTCATAAATCTGACAAGTTCGTGCTTGTATTTCAATATCtataatccagtcatgttttctgtatcaatggTTAAAACTTTCCACGAATCTTGCGCTTTTGGGTAtcatttacagtttaaatttcctgagacaaagtcattgcataaataaaaaagtcCGCAGTTTTCTAATCACAtaaatttgtgacataccgcgatttgcAGTCTTGGAAACAGCGTGTTTCTCTTAACACCAATATTTCACGTCATTCTCGTTATCAATCTTTACTCTCggaagatgatgttgtcatcatagtcTAGAGCGGCGGAAAGGTCGACTTAATCCTTTTTGTTAGATTTACTTGAGGTACAAAACCGAAATTTTTGAAACAGGAAGCTTTGAGGATGAAACGAAATTGtaacggttaccggtaacgggaATGAAcgaaatccggaaatcgtaaattttataaaataaaaaaattcggggcgggacgatttcagaggggcgggcggggatgaaaatctatcaattaattttaattggccttatccggaaaaacctcttatccgaaggatttgattaacttttaaaaaaatgcaaattttttaacaaaaatataacttatttacagaaaatacacgaaagaactactatatatattcaaatcactcaacaAAAATTtacttctcctacaaaatctacataatcacatcaaaactatcaaattgattgtgaagTAAAactaaatggtggagctgattgacggataggaaatttccgtaattaaaaaagctacaaatgatgtttttttatttttgagtttttgacaaaattgtttggaatttgcccaacaaaatttacatgcagtatcgcaataatatgttttgtcctctcaaatgtcaaatactgtttttgaatcatatgttttcttgttttcaaagaaaaacgcgttaaatttctatctaaaaaacagtcaactttaagtttgaaagttttacttggagatggtattatatatatgtcttcatcattccgatgatcattgatgatatgtgcatagaaaatatttacgaaaaaagcgggaaatttaaccaaaaaatatattttaggattttaaggtaactactcaaaaccgtaaattgaggggggTACCCCAATTAAAAGgataaagtacaaaaatgtgaccatcgaaactttttacgacccgacggaatttaaaatatagatattattctatcattcaaaacaatttaaagccgtgtgttattccggaccattaaactcgttaactaagcgtctttttcaatgtcagttgcagtactataaggcgtccttcagctgggcCTAAACAAAAACGTATACTATTTAAGTATTCTTGCACAAAGAGCTTAAAGGGGCTctaactgtcaaattcatgttcactgatttgactcaaattctcatatgttatttataacaatgtaagaCATTTATCTAAACCATAAAAAGTCTATATAAAATCATTTACAGGACATAGTCTCGATAATATGTAGCTTTGTTTCGTGTGTAATTTAGTATAGACGCCATCTAATAAACTATCGAGTCgaacctttgtttcactttctaTGTTGACATTCTCATTTTATATAACTGTACATGGACCATGCTTGCCTTATTCTATCTCTAGCTTAGGGGTTGAATTGAAGTTTACATgcatacggatttaatgaggtcgaattattcgcTTGCAATATTTcgtagcttaatttgacaaaattaaaccattCTTGGTGCTAAAAGCAAACTATTAGTTCACTTTCATAAATGATTGAACCCCCAGAAactcatactttagatttttaatatatcTCTTAAGAAGTGCCCCTTTAAtggtattatttttttgtttatgggAGTGTTTATCTTTTGTAGGTAAAAATCAAAACGCTGCAAATATGGCCGATGCACAAATGAATAATGCAATGCAAAAATATCGCACGACTTGTTATACACTCACTAATGTATACAAAACTTGGGAGAGCAATCGGATCAAAGCTATTTCAGCCTTAGAAGCTATTGTTGTGGAAATGGACAGCAGTGAATTTACGGATAACGTCACCCAAATTGTAGGCAGCAGCGTTAGCGTTGCCGGGGCATTATCAATTCTCGGTGGTATTGTTTTAATTCCATTTACCGGAGGAGTTTCAGCTGTTATTACTGCAGGAGGTATCATAGCTGGAGTAGCTGGAGGAATAGCGAGTCTTACATCAGATAAAATAAACCAAAACTACGCACTCAGAAAGATGCAGGAGGCAgccaatattattttaaaagatcagAAATTATCTACTGAGCTTGAGAATGCAAACACAGAAGTAGAGAAGGTCATAATTGCGATGCTAGATACAGCCAAAGATTCGGGAACAGACATGAGCGTCTACCTAAAAACAGCATCATCCACTGATAAAGGGTTGAAAATATATAAGATAGCAGAAAAAACAGTAAAAGGCTTCCGTCATGGGGCAAGAGGTGTGGCTGCTGGAGCTAAGGCTGTTAGTAAAGTTGTTGGCAAAATGACAGTAGGGCTAGCTGTCGTAGGGATAGGATTTGATATCTGGTCGATTGTGGCGAACAGCCAAGATATAGCAGAGGGTTCCAAATCCGAAGCTGGGCGAAAGATCACAGCTCACATAAAAGATTTAAAGGATTCCTTAAGACAAATTCAGGCTAGTTTTTCATCGGTCATGTGATGTATATGTTAAAGTTGATAGCACAAATGATTCATTCAATCACTGTTTGCAAAAGCATATATATTTTTCTAACATAACCGGAACGTATTTAAAATAGGGCACACACagtttgtcaaaatatttaatcgacaATCAATCTTATAATGATGAGTTGATTGACCTGCGAAAGAACATATATTAATTCTTAACAATTAATTATCAGTGTTAAAAGCTTTCTTTAATAACATGAAAACTGTTtgtatatacaattttatataattgatttacACTTTAAACACATCAAAGACAACATTAACTGAAGATGCATGCagtaaacacatattttttttcaaatatagagCACACGATCTGTGTATAGAAACATCCTCATGGAATATAATAATTCAAAGACTACGTTATCAGAAATCAAAAGACTAAGAATTACATactatttttcaaaaatgtttttattccaATACATTATATCACCAACTCGTAActtcttttcaaaattgttttacgttcatctatttcaaaataaaattatgatgaaTACTTTCTATTCAATTACAACTTGTACATGCATTT contains:
- the LOC139489377 gene encoding apolipoprotein L3-like encodes the protein MADAQMNNAMQKYRTTCYTLTNVYKTWESNRIKAISALEAIVVEMDSSEFTDNVTQIVGSSVSVAGALSILGGIVLIPFTGGVSAVITAGGIIAGVAGGIASLTSDKINQNYALRKMQEAANIILKDQKLSTELENANTEVEKVIIAMLDTAKDSGTDMSVYLKTASSTDKGLKIYKIAEKTVKGFRHGARGVAAGAKAVSKVVGKMTVGLAVVGIGFDIWSIVANSQDIAEGSKSEAGRKITAHIKDLKDSLRQIQASFSSVM